The window ACATTCCATTCGTCAACACAGGCAGGTTTTCGGCATCTAGCACGCGGAAGCTAATGGTGCCGGGCGCGGCCCCTTTCACAACCAGTTTCCAAGCGCCGGCCTGATCGAGCACGATCGGTTGCTCTTGAGGAACCGGCAGCACCTCGCCCAATGGATTCATCAAGGTGATCTCTTCGCCGTTCTGCAACAACGAATCGATGATGATCTGCTGATTGCGTGCACCGGTGAACGAATACTCGTGTCGCTCGGCAAAAGTGTTCATCGTGACTGTCAGCGTCGAACCCAGCGTCAGTGCGTGAGCGACAACGTCAGGCGTGCGAACGGCGAAATCATAATTGGTTATTGCCGTACTGTTATCTGGCGGAGAATGGATCAAGTAATACCGACCGCCGACAGGCAGCGTTAGTTCGTAGTCCCCCGCGACTAGATTCGCAAAGCCGATCGTCGTGCTGTCTGCACTCATCAGCTGCCATGTCCCAGTTCGTTCGCCGGGCGGCAGCAAATTGTCGATAACGATTCGACTGCCGGCCAAGCCTTCGATCGCGTAGACCTGCGGGCCCAATTGATAATCAAACACTCCCCAGCGTCGGTCGCCAGGTTGCAGCAACTCGACAGTTTCCAGGTTATGCACTGCAAAGGCAAAATCGCCCGGACCCTTCGCCGTCAGCTGCAGTTGATATTCTCCAGACAGCGGCGAATCGATCGGATAAAAAGGACCGGCCAAACTGGTCGGCGTACCGGCAATGACGACGTCAAACTTGTTGACGAGGCGAATCGTCGGCGCCGGAGTAGGAACCCGTATCGGCACCACAAGAAAATCTTCGTTGGCCTGCGCAGCAAATTTCGCGAAGTACTGCTCACTAGTGTCGGTCAGCGTGCCGCTGAAAATGCCGAACTTGGCCATGTCTGTGGTGACGGTACCGCGCGCCACAGCAAATAAATCCAATGGCTGATCTGCCGGCAATTCGAACTCGATCTTGAGCCACGGACTGGTCTCTTGTGGTGCTAACTGACCGCTCGTCGGCACGCCGGCAAAACTCCAATACACTTCGCCTCCTGCGGTACCAGAGGCGTTCGTAGAGGTGACTCCCGCAAGGCGTGGAAATGAGATGCTTGCCGGATTCAAGGTCGACGTCGACTTGTTCACCACACGTGCTTCCGCCGAGAACCGCCCGGTAGCTGCCTGGTAGGAGATGTTGGCCAGTTCAACATTCAGATCGGGAAGGACGATCAGCGAACTCGTATTGATCTCCGTACCCGGCGTTAGCGGCTGTGGACGATCGGGCCCAGGCGCTAGTGGCACACCGGTCACATCGAGCTTGTTGCTCCATGGAATTACCGTGACCCGCGTGCCGCTGTCGCTGTCTGGGTTTAACAATTGAAATCGGAGTTCCAGAGTGTCGGTTGCGTTGAACTGCGACAGATCCAACGTCAAGAAAGTTCCATCCCACTGCACCAGACCGGAATGCAACTCCGCCTCGGTTCCCGCCAAGGAAAATAGCGCGCCGCCACGCGTTCCGGAATTAATCAGCGTTTCGCCAGTGCGTGGATCGATCAGGTAAGCCAGAAATACATCCTCCGTGGCGGAGAATTGATCGCTGAGATCAAAGTGCGGCTCCACCTTGAATTGATACAATCGGTTCCCCGCTGTAACTCCCCCTGTAGTAATCGTGATTGAGTATTCCTGCAGCAACGCACCCGACTTCTCGATCAGCTGCGAGGTCGGATAAGCCTGCGCGGTATTGAGCAGGTTGATCACCGGAATTACATCGAATGCCGAAACTGTGCCGTTGCCGTTGAGATCCAAATAGGGCGAGTCGGCTGGCTTCGACAGCGGCAGCGCATGGACGCCGTTTTGATTCAATTCGTTGATGATGGCGATCGCATCAAAAGCCGTGACCATCCGATCATTATTAATATCCAACGAATCGACGGGATTGCGCCAGTCGGCGGCGAGAAGTTGTCGATCTTCAAGCGACTCTAAGAAAAGACGACGAAAGCGCGGTCGCGCTGGCAAGCGAGGGGTGGGAAATGGCATGGAGGATGAGGGGCATGAGAGAAAAGCAGACAGCCGGCAGGCCGGGGACTATTCTGCCATGCCAATAGCGGCCAAGCCACTACTAAATAAATGCAGGAAATATCACGATTCCCGCGGAAGAGGCAGCGTCACTGTGTGTCACCAGAGCCACTCCAAATCTCATGTGCCACAGAAGGTTTGATAATTACATTCGCTCTCTGGCGGCGGTTCTCGATACGGCGCGGACGCGGCCACTTCATCAAACGGGTGTTGCAGCACTTCCAGCAATCGTTGTAGTGGCAACAAATCGTCTGATTCCTCGGCGGCAGTCAGCGCCTCCTCGACTCGGTGATTGCGAGGAATGTAAGCCGGATTGACGCTCTGCATTGCCGCATAGATTGCGGCGCGTGGTTCGGTTTCACGACTCAAGCGTTCCTGCCATTGCGCATACAACTCTGCAAAAGCGGGCTCGGAGTAATTTTCGCCGGTGGGCATGACGCCCATCGAAAGATCGCGCCAGGTGTTGGTGTAGTCAGCGCCGGTTTGTTGCATCCAGTCGAGTAGCGATTGCAAGAGTTCTAGGTCATCTGCCTCCTGCGTCTGCAGGCCCAATTTGCGTCGCATGGCAGCGAGCCAGTGGCGCTCGAAAACGGCCGGAGACTCGCGCAGGATTTCTGTCGCAATGGCGATGGCCTGATCGGAGTCTGTAGCGAACAGCGGCAAGAGTGTTTCGGCAAAGCGGGCTAGGTTCCAGATGGCGATCTGGGGTTGATTGCCGTAGGCGTAACGGCCCGCATGATCGATCGAGCTAAAGACCGTGCCCGGATCGTAGGAGTTCATGAAGGCACACGGGCCGTAGTCAATCGTCTCGCCCGAGATGGCCATGTTGTCGGTGTTCATCACGCCGTGGATAAAACCGACGGCTTGCCATTTGGCGATGAGGGAGGCCTGGCGATCGATCACGGCTCGCAAAAACTCTCGGTACTTGTCGGGAGTGTTTGCAATCTCGGGGTAATGCCGCTGGATCGCGTAGTCGGCCAAGAGTTGCAGGCTCGCCTGGTCCCGCGTCGCGGCCACGTATTGAAAAGTTCCGACTCGAATGTGACTCGCGGCAACGCGAACCAGAATCGCGCCTTTGCGAACCAATTGGCGGTAGACTGGCTCACCGGTGGTGACGACCGCCAGGCTCTGCGTGGTGGGAATTCCGAGCGCGACCATGGCTTCGCTGATCACATATTCGCGCAGCATCGGCCCGAGCGCTGCTCGTCCGTCACCGCCGCGCGAGAACTTCGTTCGTCCGGCGCCTTTCAGTTGAATGTCAACCAAGTCACCGGCCGGCGTGCGATGTTCGCAGAGTAAAATGGCCCGGCCGTCGCCGAGCATCGTGAAGCCGCCGAACTGATGGCCGGCGTAGGCCTGCGCAATCGGCTGGAAGTTGCTGGGCAACTGGTTGCCTGCGAAGAGTGTCGCCAGCGTTTCTGGTGTGGCCCCAGCCAAGTTGAGCCCGAGGCGTTCGGCAAGCCGGTGGTTCAAAATGGAAACGTGCGGGTCTCTTACCGGCACTGGCCGACTCGCGGCAAAGAGAGTTGCCGGCAGCTGCGCATAGGTATGTTCAATCTGCCAACCGAGATCAGAATTCGCCGCAGGCGGGATCAACGTAGACATGTCACTCCTGTTTCACTAGTTCTCGAATTGTAGACGCTTACTCGAATCGAGAAGTTGCGGCTCAGCGCGTTTTTTGTTTCTGGCGGCTATAGTGTCTGTTCCAACGAGAGGCTGATGAAAGTGATGCTTGAATTGATGTCGCCCCGGTTGCGTCTGCGTCGGCTAAAACCCGACGATGCGCAGGCAATCTACGCGTACCGATCGCTGCCGGAGGTCGCTCGTTATCAGTCGTGGGGCTCGTATACGCTCGATGATGCTGCGCGACTGGTAGCCGATCAGCAAATCATCACGCCAGATACGCCTGGCACTTGGATCCAGCTGCTACTGACGAGCCAAGCGGATGAGCAGGCCGTCGTTGGAGACTGCGGGATTCACTTTCTCGCTGGCGATGGCCAGCAAGTTGAACTGGGGATCACGCTGTCGCCCCGTTACCAAGGCCAAGGCCTGGCAGCCGAGGCAATCGCGAGCGTGCTGCAATACGTCTTCGGTGTCTTGGGCAAGCATCGCGCTCATGCAGTGACGGACGCTGAGAATCAAGCCGCAGCGGGCCTGTTTCGGCGTCTGGGTTTTCGGCAGGAGGCGCACTTCATTGAGAACGTTTGGTACAAGGGAGCGTGGGGGAGCGAGTTTGTGTTTGCGCTGCTACGGCGCGAGTGGCAAGCAAGACTGCCGTCGAGAAAAAACTAATGGACCCAGTCGCGATTATCGTCGGCGCGAGTTGGTCGCTCGCGGGGCTGTTGTGCATCGGCCTCGCCATTCCGCTCGTTTACAAACGGGTGCCGCGGAATGCGTTTTACGGGGTTCGTTTTCCCGAATCTTTTCAATCAGACGAAGCGTGGTTTGCCATCAATCGATACGGCGGGAAACGGCTGATCATCTGGTCAATCCCGACCATTTCCAGCGGAATCGTCTCGTTCTTTCTGCCACTCCAAGCTAACCCGAGCCTTGCGCTGGCACTCGCCTTTCTGCCGCTCGTCTTTGTGTTGATCCCGGCTTGGGAATCGTGGCGGTTTGCCCGGCAGTATCGGTAGCAGGCATCACTGAGCAGCGGTCGATTTGCCTCCCAAACGCTTGCGGAGTTCTTCCAAAACCTCTTGCTGCGTCGGCGGTTCGCCTAGGTGTTTGGCGAAGAGTGCATCGAGCGCGGCGATGTAGGCTTCGCCGAAGGCGCTGGTGACTGCGGCAGCAGTCGTTGCTGAGATGGCTCCGCCGACCACCGACCCTACGCCCGGAATCAGCTTCAGTAAACCACCGACAATCGCGCGGCCGGTGAGCGTGGCTGCCGTGCCACCCACCATGCTGGCCACCAACGTGCTGAGAAAGCCATCCGAAAACGCTAGGCCGTAGGTCGCCGTGATGCCGGCTACCATGGCGATTTGCACGGGCACGAGCATGGCCGCATCGGCAAACGGTACGGGCATGGCGCCGACTCCGGCCGCCGAAGAGGCCGTGGTGGCCACGATCAGATGAGAGCGCTGCCGCTTAAGCGCCAGGTCGGCTTTTTGAGCGGCGACAAACGCCCGCTTTTGCCCCTCGGGAAACAATTCCATGGTGAGTTGAACGAGCTCCACGAGTCCCATCGGCGCCAACGTGTGGCCGTCGTCAAATTGCGCCGCGATGGAGCGAGTGCGAACGACGTTTTTGGCCGCGGGCAGCAATCGCTGCACCTCGGCGCGAAAGCCTTGATCTGCCCGTGCCTTGGTGATAACAGCAATCACCGGCATGAACTCGGCGAGCATCGACGCCAGGTCCGTCTCTGCTTGCTCGACGCGGCGCAGATCTTCGACGATGCAGATCCAGGCGACGTGAATCTGCTTTTTCTCATCGCGATCTCGGTGGCGTTCGACAAGAAATGCCTTGAGCGACTTGGTGCTCGAGAAGTCCGCCAACTCCAAACCACGTGTATCAAAAATCGACAGCGGAATGCCTTCTTTGGTGATCTCCCGCGTGTCCTGAGTAACGGGTCTGCCTTGGCCCGTGGTAGCCAGATTGCCCTGAAAAACGCTGTTGATCAGCGTGCTCTTGCCGACGCCAGTTCGGCCGGCGATGAGCACGTTGGCATGCCCTCGCTCACGCAGCGCTTCCTCGAGCGCGTTCTTGGCGAGTCCACCAAAATTGATCATGTCCATCGTCGGCACCAGCGAAATGAGATTGAAGCCAGCGTTCATTACACTCGCTCGCTGCGCAAAAAGCACCCCCGTTGATTTCGCAGCTCGGAGTACGTGCGGCTGGTGGATCTCGCTGCGAGGCTTGCTGTAGAAGCTGAATAAAGCGGCAAGCTGCTTCAATAAGTCGTCCGCGCCGCGTAGGTGCCAGAATCGCAGTACACAATGAATCATTACGATCCAAAACCGCAGTAAATAAATGCAAGGTGCTGCGCAAGATGATATTAATTTATTAAACAGCGCACGATTGTGACAAATCCTGTCACCGCCAGGCCGCTAAACCTTTGAGCTTCTAATACTGCTAGCAATTTTTGCTTGATCTTACTGGTCGTGAAGGGCTATCTTTACCACCTGAGTGAATGGGGCCTCCTATTCACCGCACAATTGCACGCCCCGGCTACGTGTGTTTCTCAGGAGTTTTTGGAAGTGATGTTCGGCGCCGATTTCAAGGCAATTCGTGAGGCAATCGTTCAGGGATACGATGAAGACGAACTCAAAATCGTCCTTCGTGATCTGATGGATTTGCGTTTTGCCAATATCGTGGGTGCAGGGAATTTTTCTACCAAAGTATTCGAGTTGCTCGAATGGTCTGAGCGCGAAGGCCGCGAAGTCGAATTGGTTCGCGCGACAGCTCTGGCAAGACCGCGCAACCCAAAGCTCCAGGCGGTCTATCAGAAATACGGGATGGCGATTCCGGTTTACGTTGAGCGGGCGGGAGCGACCGTGCTCGATAGCCCTACCGATGCCACGCAAGTCGGGCTGGAACGAACCGTTCGCGACCATCTTACTTTCGCCGACTTCGGGCTCTGGCGAGAACGGATGATGGCCGTGGAAGGACGAGTTTGCCAAATCGCCTTTCGTGGGGCTGCTGCGGGAACCGGTTTCTTGGTAGGCCCGCAAGCTGTTTTGACCAACTATCACGTGATGCAGCCTCTGCTCCAAGAACCGGGCAGAGTCGCGGACGTGGAGTGTGTCTTTGATTTCAAAATCTTGGCCAACGGCGATCGCTTGCGCACTCCCGTCAAGCTACATCCAACCGAATGGTCCCTTGATTCGAGCCCATTTTCCGCCGGCGAGGCTGTCGGCAAGCCCGACCAGACCTTGCCGACCACCGATGAGTTGGACTATGCCTTGGTCAAACTTGCACAGCCGTTCGGAACAATGCCCTGGGCGGCAAATCCGGGTCCAGGCGCGCCTCAGCGAGGCTGGATCGAAGTTTCGCCCAACCCGATCATTTTCAAATCGCCGATGGGTGTGATCATTGCTCAGCATCCCAATGGCTGGCCCATGAAGCTGGGCATCGACACAAACTCCGTGGATCAAACAGCCAATCCCCCGCTCTGGGTCAATGCCAACAGAACTCGGATTCGTTATGCGACGAATACCGAAGGGGGCTCAAGTGGATCACCAGTCTTTGACCTGGATTGGAATCTGATCGCCCTGCATCACTACGGAGATCCCCATTACGCCCATCCCCGCTTCAACCAGGGTATCCCTATCGATTCCATCCGCCAACGAATGGCGGAGTCGGGCGCAGACAAATACTTGGGAGAGTAGTTATGAGTCTAGTTGCAATTGCCAGTCCAAGTCCTAATGAATTCAGCGGTGCTCAACTCAAATCGTTGCGCGAGCTGGTATCCATTAAGACTAACAGCGACGAATTAAGCGTTTTGGTACGAGAAGAGCTTGATACTCGGCTGGACCTGCTCGCCAGCGTGGATAAGAAATTTGACGTTGTCGTGTTCCAGATGATTCAAAGCTTGGAGCGAGACGACAAGTTGGTCAGATTCATCGAAGTCCTCTCCGTACGCAAGCCACATCTGCAGGCTTGTCTGACCGCAATCCTTGCCGGCGACAGCATCCAGCCACCAGCCGCTTACGATATACGTCGCCTGGAAGATTTGCGCAAAGAGTTTGAGAATCGCCGCGAGAACTTCAAGCACTTGAAAGCCTACAAGAAGCTGCATGATACGCTGCATGCCGTTAGTGGCGTCATGCCTCAGGTAAAGATTGAGCATAAGTCGCGCGTAACAGACCAAATGCCGATTTCTGACGTAATCGTTGACACACTGGAAGACTGGAAAGATGACATCGAAAAATCCTGGAGCAGGACCGAAGATCCTGATCCGCCACCAGGCTGGGTAACCAAATTTCAGACTGCAATCGACCAATTCCTCGGTAACGATCCCAGCAAACACGTGAAGGCGTTGGATGGTATCGAAAACATCCCTCAACAGCAGCTCCGCTCGCTCAACGAGAAGCTGGTGTCGTGCGCGACCAAACTAGAAGCCCAAAAACTGGTCGGCATGATCGATGCCATGCCGACACAAAGCCTCGGATTGACCGGCGAGGTGGCGAGATTTCGAAATCCTTGCGACCGGCTCGTCGCGCTGGTTAGCGACCACAAGTTGTGCCAGAGAATCAACGACGAACTGCAGTCGGCCGCTGCAGCAGCAGCCAGGTTGTCTCTGTACTCAGTGGAGGAGATCGACGATTGGCCCGAGATGCAAAGGTGCCTGCAAAGGTGGGCTGGGCAAAGCGCTTTAAAAGAGGTGGTGCGTACGCAAGGAGCCGCGGACCAATTTAAGAGCTCTCCCTCGGCTGCCACATTCAGGAGCCTGATCGAAAAGTTTTCGAAGCTGTTCAAAAAGACAGACGAGAAATTGCTCTCCCTTACGGAAGACCTGTTTGACGCCTCTCACGAATTGCACGCTTCTCTCGAGAAAAAACTGAAGGAGGCAACAAGATGAGTGCTGCGACCAAGAACGCAAACCAAGCAGAAGATCAAGCCGAAACGGGATTTACCTCACTGGCGGCGCTACAGTATGAGCATGCGCAGATTCAGGCAGAAATCCGCAAGAAACGTGACGAAGGCCAGCCTGCGGATGGTCACCAGCGAACCATCGAAGAAGTGATTGCCCTTGATGCGGCAATCGCCTCCCGATTAAATCAACTCGTTCACAAGGCAGTTCTCACAGGCGTCAAGCTCGATCATCCTGATGATCGACAATCCGCCCAGGGGATTATTAATTGCTGGATTTCACGAGCAGTTCCCGCGGCCAGCACGAGCGCGACCGCCGACAATCTTATTGCCGAACCAGAATTCGATTCGCTCCTGGCAGATTTTGATCCAACCACGCTATCTGAGGCCACGGCAGCTGTCGATCGTTGGTTGGAGAGCAATGACGCCGCCGAGGCGCTCGCGCGGACAATCGTTCTGCGTTTGATGCGGCTGCGTGACGACGACAAGTTCGAGCCTGTTTCAGCCACAACTTCGATCTATGACGATCTGGGGCCGCCCGAAGCCGCCCGCGAAGTTGTGAACAAGCTTGCCAAGCTGGGCATCGTTCGCTTCACGGCAGATGACGCGGGTCGCCGAGCGATCGCGCTCTGTTCATTTGATTTGCTTCACAGTTGGCCCCGCTTGCAGAAGTGGCAGGCCGAACGACGTGAATTTCGTTCTTTGGCGAATGCCTGGTCGCGAACTGCCGAGCAGGGGACCGCGGTCACCCAAACCTCGTACGCTCGCTTCAATAGTGCCTGTGAAAGAGCCACGCTCCGCATCGGCGACTGGCTCATGCAATGTGCGCTGAAGGTGTTCGTGCCACTGGGACTGTGGAGTCCCAGCAAAGATATTTTTGACGACAATCGCTATGAGGAAGCTGAGACGTATCGCGACATGAATGCGATCGAACTCAAGCTGGTCTATCAAAAGCGGCAACTCGATCGGCAAGAACTGGAAAGTCGCCAGGCTCGGGCCACCGTCTTTGCATTCGCGATGATCGTTTCGCTGGTACTGCTCGTCGTTGCGCTCTATTTACTGGGCGTGGTAAATAACGCACGCGGAATTGCCGTTGAGCAAAAAGCAATAGCCGATACACAAACAGCTGCTGCCCTTAAAGCGAAAGAAAATGTCGAAGAGGAAAAAGAGAAAGCAGAAACTGCACGCAAACAGTCGGAGCTAACCGTTGCCTCGTTACAATTCGAGAAGAGCGCGGAGTTGCCGCTGACCAATCAGGACCGCTCCGGCTCGCTTCTCTTCCAGACAGTGGCGCTGGCCAGTTTCGATGAGACCGCAATGGGGCGCGACCCAATTCAGGCCGAGCGAAACCAGCTGCGTAAAAGCTATCTCCTAGGCGTGGGAATAAACCATCGCCAAATTTCTGCTTTATCGGCGCTAGCGTATCACCCCGATGGCGACCCTCGTACCGTAGCCGCCAGTTCACTCAATGGAGAGGTGGCGTTGACGGTGGGAGCTGAGGAGTCGAGCGAAAAAAGCGACTGCAAGCTGGTTGCTCGAATTTGGCGGCGTGTCGCTGATGGCACGTGGCAACCTGAAGAATTGACACAGCCTCTGGACAAGAAGCCGGTAAAGTTGTCCGCCTACCTTAATTTCGATGGTCGGGTTGGCGCCGTTGTTGTGCAGTGGGATGAGCGAGTCGAACTCTATTCCTTGATCATCCCAACTGATCAAGGCAGCTTCCAAATCGATCGTGCTCCGGAAAAATTTACCGGCGACGGAAAACTCGGCGACGCGAAGTTCAGTCCCGAGGGAAACTATTTCGGGATTGTGATGAACAATACCGAGAATGTTGACGGCAGCAAATCAATATCGAAGTTAAAGTCCAAGACGACTAGAAATATCGTCACGGTTTGGAATGTGAAGGCGTCGAAGTGGGAGACGTGTGGGCCCGAGGATGGAGCCGTTGCCTGCATCGCCTTGAGTGACGAGCCGGCGCGCGTGGCAGTCGTATTGGGCTCAGAGACGCAGACCAAGACCGTTTGTCTGGAATGGACAATCGGCGGCGCTCTCGCCCCCAGTCGTTACGATGTGGAAACTTTGCTGTCGGATCGACCATCGACCACCGACAATCGCGAAGTAACGTTTGCCACGTATGGTCCGAAGAGTAGCCACCTGCTTTTTGTAGCCCGCACACAGCGTGGTCAGACCGCAAACTGTGCCTGGATTTTTAACACTGATAAACACACCAACGTTGCCTTGAGTGATTCGTTCGGCGGGGCAGAATCCAGTCGAATCACTCATGCCGCATTCAACCCTTGGGGTAACCGGCTGGCAACTGGTGGCGACGATGGGAAGGTCACCCTCTGGAAAGTGCAGGGGGAATCAGACTGTTGGGTACCGTACTACCGGCGCCCGGCACACAGCGAGCAAGTTTTCTATACCAGTTTTAGTTCCGACGGCAACCAGTTGGTCACGGCTAGCCGCGATCGAACCGCGTTGGTCCACAACGCTCTTTCCGGCGAATTGCTGTATTCGCCAATTCGGCATAGCGGCAGCGTGACAGGAGCGGTTTTCGCTGCCGATGGGCGCGAGGTCGTCACCGTCAGTACCAGCGCGGTATATCGTTGGGTACTTCCCGCCCTGGAATCGCGGCCGCAGTCCTTCGGCATACCGGTGTCTGGAGGCATTGCCAAGATCGTTACTTGCGATGCACTCGATTCAAGCGCTAGTCATTTTGTCTTGGGAGGCAGCGAGGGAAACGAAAAGGGATGGCTTGGCATTTGGAATTTCGAGTCGGCCGGGGCGCAGAAGGATTTGCATTTTGCGTCGCCGGTGCAACATATCTCGATTGCTCCTCAACACTCCCTGATCTGCGCGACAATGCGCAGCGGCGCCATCACAGTTCTAAACAGAGAAGCTGAGATCAAATGGGAGCAGCCTACCTGCGAGCAGGCCGCCGTCTTCACCGCCTTCGCAAAACGAGGCAATGACCTTTATTTGGCAGTGCTCGAGCGGGAATTTCAGAATGTCACCGCCGGCGTTAGCTCGTTGCGCGTCTTTCTCATCGATCCGATTTCAGGAAAGGGTAAGTTGACGGAGCTTGAGTTTGAAACGTGCGCAGCTTCTCTCAGCGGCCTGGTAGTCAGTCCAATGGGTGATTACGTCGCGGGATACTCTTCGGGTATCGGCCCCGGCTGGGCCGCCGTCTGGGATTTGAGTACGGGCAAATG is drawn from Anatilimnocola floriformis and contains these coding sequences:
- a CDS encoding GNAT family N-acetyltransferase, with the protein product MKVMLELMSPRLRLRRLKPDDAQAIYAYRSLPEVARYQSWGSYTLDDAARLVADQQIITPDTPGTWIQLLLTSQADEQAVVGDCGIHFLAGDGQQVELGITLSPRYQGQGLAAEAIASVLQYVFGVLGKHRAHAVTDAENQAAAGLFRRLGFRQEAHFIENVWYKGAWGSEFVFALLRREWQARLPSRKN
- a CDS encoding trypsin-like peptidase domain-containing protein, producing the protein MILLVVKGYLYHLSEWGLLFTAQLHAPATCVSQEFLEVMFGADFKAIREAIVQGYDEDELKIVLRDLMDLRFANIVGAGNFSTKVFELLEWSEREGREVELVRATALARPRNPKLQAVYQKYGMAIPVYVERAGATVLDSPTDATQVGLERTVRDHLTFADFGLWRERMMAVEGRVCQIAFRGAAAGTGFLVGPQAVLTNYHVMQPLLQEPGRVADVECVFDFKILANGDRLRTPVKLHPTEWSLDSSPFSAGEAVGKPDQTLPTTDELDYALVKLAQPFGTMPWAANPGPGAPQRGWIEVSPNPIIFKSPMGVIIAQHPNGWPMKLGIDTNSVDQTANPPLWVNANRTRIRYATNTEGGSSGSPVFDLDWNLIALHHYGDPHYAHPRFNQGIPIDSIRQRMAESGADKYLGE
- a CDS encoding SdpI family protein, whose translation is MDPVAIIVGASWSLAGLLCIGLAIPLVYKRVPRNAFYGVRFPESFQSDEAWFAINRYGGKRLIIWSIPTISSGIVSFFLPLQANPSLALALAFLPLVFVLIPAWESWRFARQYR
- a CDS encoding protein adenylyltransferase SelO, whose protein sequence is MSTLIPPAANSDLGWQIEHTYAQLPATLFAASRPVPVRDPHVSILNHRLAERLGLNLAGATPETLATLFAGNQLPSNFQPIAQAYAGHQFGGFTMLGDGRAILLCEHRTPAGDLVDIQLKGAGRTKFSRGGDGRAALGPMLREYVISEAMVALGIPTTQSLAVVTTGEPVYRQLVRKGAILVRVAASHIRVGTFQYVAATRDQASLQLLADYAIQRHYPEIANTPDKYREFLRAVIDRQASLIAKWQAVGFIHGVMNTDNMAISGETIDYGPCAFMNSYDPGTVFSSIDHAGRYAYGNQPQIAIWNLARFAETLLPLFATDSDQAIAIATEILRESPAVFERHWLAAMRRKLGLQTQEADDLELLQSLLDWMQQTGADYTNTWRDLSMGVMPTGENYSEPAFAELYAQWQERLSRETEPRAAIYAAMQSVNPAYIPRNHRVEEALTAAEESDDLLPLQRLLEVLQHPFDEVAASAPYREPPPESECNYQTFCGT
- a CDS encoding YcjF family protein, with product MNAGFNLISLVPTMDMINFGGLAKNALEEALRERGHANVLIAGRTGVGKSTLINSVFQGNLATTGQGRPVTQDTREITKEGIPLSIFDTRGLELADFSSTKSLKAFLVERHRDRDEKKQIHVAWICIVEDLRRVEQAETDLASMLAEFMPVIAVITKARADQGFRAEVQRLLPAAKNVVRTRSIAAQFDDGHTLAPMGLVELVQLTMELFPEGQKRAFVAAQKADLALKRQRSHLIVATTASSAAGVGAMPVPFADAAMLVPVQIAMVAGITATYGLAFSDGFLSTLVASMVGGTAATLTGRAIVGGLLKLIPGVGSVVGGAISATTAAAVTSAFGEAYIAALDALFAKHLGEPPTQQEVLEELRKRLGGKSTAAQ